From a region of the Candidatus Methylomirabilota bacterium genome:
- a CDS encoding anti-sigma factor: MKPDRPRRSTWTFVLSGALAAGIAAIAVGLVVSAAYDRRLTQLAHEAAALKQEAERQQSLVVLLRDPATQVVALSGLEPAPGARARMLWHATAGGLLVAQGLPPAPEGKVYELWAITGKGAPQPAGVFTVDAKGVGSLRVAPIHAAGAVDTFAITLEPAAGVPAPTGAMYLAGKL; the protein is encoded by the coding sequence ATGAAGCCGGACCGGCCGCGCCGGTCGACGTGGACCTTCGTCCTCTCTGGCGCCCTGGCCGCGGGCATCGCCGCGATCGCGGTCGGGCTTGTCGTCTCGGCGGCCTACGACCGGCGCCTGACCCAGTTGGCGCACGAGGCGGCGGCGCTCAAGCAGGAGGCGGAGCGCCAGCAGTCGCTGGTCGTGCTGCTCCGCGATCCCGCGACCCAGGTCGTCGCGCTCTCGGGCCTCGAGCCCGCGCCGGGCGCCAGGGCGAGGATGCTCTGGCACGCGACGGCGGGCGGGCTCCTCGTCGCCCAGGGCCTGCCGCCGGCGCCGGAGGGCAAGGTCTACGAGCTCTGGGCGATCACCGGCAAGGGCGCGCCTCAGCCCGCGGGTGTCTTCACCGTGGACGCCAAGGGCGTCGGCAGCCTGCGCGTGGCGCCGATTCACGCGGCCGGGGCCGTGGACACCTTCGCGATCACTCTCGAGCCTGCGGCCGGCGTCCCCGCGCCCACCGGCGCGATGTACCTCGCCGGCAAGCTCTGA
- a CDS encoding SDR family oxidoreductase, producing the protein MATERKAAIVTGAASGLGRAMARGLVESGMDVVAVDRNATALAAMAPSTAGTPGSVLPLPADLMQPDAFDRIVAAALEKFGRIDVLINNAGIGQASVRADQRRNPIRFWEATPDQWSRFLAVNATAPIMMARAVVPHMLRARQGRIITVTTSLGTMVRAGYLLYGSSKAAAESATAIMAADLAGTGVTANVLVPGGVTNTPLVGDDAGERSKMLQPEIMVPPLLWLVSDAAAGVTAKRFIAADWDRSLPAAQAAEKAGAPIAWLGIARMPIEPT; encoded by the coding sequence ATGGCAACAGAGCGGAAGGCCGCGATCGTGACCGGTGCGGCGAGCGGCCTCGGACGGGCCATGGCGCGTGGCCTCGTTGAGAGCGGCATGGACGTGGTGGCGGTCGATCGGAATGCGACGGCGCTGGCGGCGATGGCGCCGTCCACGGCAGGCACCCCGGGCTCGGTCCTGCCCCTGCCGGCCGACCTCATGCAGCCTGACGCGTTCGACCGGATCGTGGCGGCCGCGCTGGAGAAGTTCGGACGGATCGACGTGCTGATCAACAATGCCGGCATCGGCCAGGCGTCGGTGCGGGCGGATCAGCGACGCAACCCGATCCGGTTCTGGGAAGCGACCCCGGATCAGTGGAGCCGCTTCCTCGCGGTGAACGCGACCGCGCCGATCATGATGGCCCGCGCCGTGGTGCCGCACATGCTGCGCGCCCGGCAGGGGCGAATCATCACCGTGACCACCAGCCTCGGCACCATGGTCCGCGCGGGCTATCTGCTCTACGGCTCGAGCAAGGCCGCCGCCGAGTCCGCGACGGCCATCATGGCGGCGGATCTGGCGGGCACGGGCGTCACGGCGAACGTGCTCGTCCCCGGCGGTGTGACGAACACGCCGCTCGTCGGCGACGATGCCGGGGAGCGCAGCAAGATGCTCCAGCCGGAGATCATGGTGCCGCCGCTACTCTGGCTGGTGTCCGACGCTGCCGCGGGCGTCACCGCGAAGCGCTTCATCGCCGCCGACTGGGACCGCTCACTGCCGGCGGCGCAGGCGGCCGAGAAGGCGGGGGCGCCTATCGCGTGGCTCGGGATCGCGCGGATGCCGATCGAGCCGACTTGA